One window of Bacillus sp. FJAT-45350 genomic DNA carries:
- a CDS encoding PspC domain-containing protein, with product MKKLYRTQLDRKVSGVCGGIAHYFNIDPTLVRLLTVVLALVTAVFPFLLGYFIATFIIPNEQDVID from the coding sequence TTGAAAAAGTTATATCGTACTCAATTAGATAGAAAGGTTTCAGGAGTTTGTGGTGGGATTGCTCATTATTTTAATATTGATCCAACGTTAGTTAGATTGTTAACTGTTGTTTTGGCTCTTGTGACAGCTGTATTTCCTTTTTTATTAGGCTATTTTATTGCAACGTTTATTATTCCGAATGAACAGGACGTTATTGATTAA
- a CDS encoding murein hydrolase activator EnvC family protein: MRRRIALVALAISLAAGSLLAGGAPQLVSANAQLEKKIQDIQTERTEKQKESELTEAEIAKIEREMRQLEEEMRTIDHQVADTNEKIRVKQQEIEAVRVYIEQLKEELRILEERIAERDSLLKERARTMYQNGGSVNYLEVILGARSFGDFLDRVSALSVIAQQDRNILEAHLEDQRLVEETKALVEGELEKLEGHLIELERLMATLDDQRKQKDAIMSQLEQREDELHADLGELEQADEILAAQERAMKQELEAFKERERQRQQEQQRQAQSGGSSGSSHAAPEVTREGDFMRPATGRITSGYGPRATFGGRMHHGIDIGKNGRTGDVPIVAAEAGTVIRSYYSSSYGNTVMISHNVNGQVITTLYAHLENREVSNGDRVEKGQRLGFMGNTGRSFGPHLHFEVHEGPWNQNKTNAVNPMKYIPN; encoded by the coding sequence ATGAGGCGAAGAATTGCACTAGTAGCACTAGCAATATCCTTAGCTGCAGGATCTTTACTAGCAGGAGGAGCTCCACAACTTGTTTCTGCCAATGCACAGTTAGAAAAGAAAATACAAGATATTCAAACAGAACGCACTGAGAAACAAAAGGAATCGGAACTTACCGAAGCAGAAATTGCAAAAATTGAAAGAGAAATGCGTCAGTTAGAAGAAGAAATGCGTACAATTGACCATCAAGTAGCAGACACAAATGAAAAAATTCGTGTGAAACAACAAGAAATTGAAGCAGTTCGTGTATATATAGAACAGTTAAAGGAAGAGTTGAGAATTCTTGAAGAGAGAATTGCAGAGAGAGATAGTCTATTAAAAGAAAGAGCCCGCACTATGTACCAAAATGGTGGGAGTGTAAACTATCTTGAAGTAATTCTTGGCGCTAGAAGTTTTGGAGATTTCTTAGATCGTGTGAGTGCGCTATCAGTTATTGCTCAACAGGACCGTAATATTTTAGAAGCTCATCTTGAGGACCAGCGTCTAGTCGAAGAAACGAAGGCGTTAGTGGAAGGTGAACTTGAAAAGCTTGAAGGTCATTTAATTGAGCTAGAGCGATTAATGGCAACTCTTGATGACCAAAGAAAGCAAAAAGATGCAATAATGTCTCAGCTTGAACAGCGTGAAGATGAATTACATGCTGATTTAGGGGAGTTAGAGCAAGCGGATGAAATATTAGCAGCTCAAGAACGAGCGATGAAACAAGAGCTAGAAGCATTTAAAGAACGAGAAAGACAACGCCAGCAAGAGCAACAACGACAGGCTCAATCTGGTGGTAGTAGTGGTTCATCACATGCTGCTCCTGAAGTAACTAGAGAAGGGGACTTCATGAGACCAGCAACAGGCCGAATTACGTCTGGATATGGTCCACGTGCTACATTTGGTGGACGTATGCATCATGGAATTGATATTGGTAAAAATGGACGTACTGGAGATGTACCGATTGTTGCTGCTGAAGCAGGTACAGTTATTCGTTCGTATTACTCTTCTAGTTATGGAAATACAGTTATGATTTCTCATAACGTCAATGGTCAAGTTATTACAACATTATATGCGCATTTAGAAAATCGTGAAGTAAGTAATGGTGACCGTGTCGAGAAGGGACAACGTCTAGGATTTATGGGTAATACAGGTCGATCATTTGGTCCTCATCTTCACTTTGAGGTTCATGAAGGGCCATGGAATCAGAACAAAACAAACGCAGTAAATCCGATGAAGTATATTCCAAACTAG
- a CDS encoding S41 family peptidase, translated as MNGRVVALIVFLAFFIGAGGMYAGMSYVDGGLFNQNDPVASAPTGEVEPDNDDAIAKFSKAFQLISDRYVEDVDHQDLLEGAIEGMLKSLDDPYSVYMDQETASQFMESLDSHFEGIGAEVSMTNGQVTIVAPFRDSPAEKAGLQPNDRILQIDGESIEGLSLYEAVLQIRGEKGTIVELTIERPGASDPIMIDVTRDEIPIETVRAEVVEDNGVSIGVLEITSFSEDTAERFTKELQELEKQGIEGLVIDVRGNPGGYLNSVEDIGKLIIPGGKPVVQIENREGEKMRVLSSLKETKPYPIVGLIDRGSASASEILAAALKEGGGYDVVGETSFGKGTVQQAIKLGDGSEIKLTLFKWLTTDGNFINQEGVEPTIEVLQPDYFYLPPLNVKEEALSFDMNSEQVKNAQMMLKGIGLEPGRTDGYYGEQTAQAVRAFQQTEGLSVTGEIDEETAAALHQKIMTFVRDKKNDRQFNTAIELVKQQLN; from the coding sequence ATCAACGGAAGAGTCGTCGCACTTATCGTATTTTTAGCATTTTTCATTGGCGCCGGTGGAATGTACGCAGGTATGTCGTACGTTGATGGTGGTTTGTTTAACCAAAATGATCCTGTTGCCTCTGCTCCAACAGGAGAGGTCGAACCGGATAATGATGATGCCATTGCTAAGTTTTCTAAAGCATTTCAGTTAATTAGTGACCGTTACGTTGAGGATGTAGACCATCAAGATTTACTAGAGGGAGCAATTGAAGGAATGCTCAAATCTCTTGATGATCCATATTCAGTGTACATGGATCAAGAAACAGCTTCTCAGTTTATGGAATCTCTAGACTCCCATTTTGAAGGAATTGGAGCAGAGGTGAGTATGACGAATGGACAAGTGACAATTGTTGCTCCATTTCGTGATTCACCGGCTGAGAAAGCGGGACTACAACCAAATGACCGGATTTTACAAATTGATGGTGAGTCAATTGAAGGACTTTCATTATACGAAGCTGTTTTACAGATTCGTGGGGAAAAAGGGACGATTGTCGAACTGACGATTGAGCGTCCAGGTGCTTCAGATCCGATCATGATTGATGTGACTCGTGATGAGATCCCTATTGAAACAGTTCGTGCTGAGGTCGTTGAAGACAACGGAGTTTCTATTGGTGTACTAGAAATTACCTCATTCTCTGAAGATACGGCTGAACGTTTCACAAAAGAATTGCAAGAGCTTGAGAAACAGGGAATTGAAGGTCTAGTGATTGATGTTAGGGGTAATCCTGGTGGGTACCTTAACAGTGTAGAAGACATTGGTAAATTAATTATTCCAGGTGGAAAGCCTGTCGTACAAATTGAAAATCGTGAAGGGGAGAAAATGCGCGTACTATCCTCTTTAAAGGAAACAAAACCGTATCCAATTGTAGGGCTAATTGACAGAGGGAGCGCCTCAGCTTCTGAAATTTTAGCAGCGGCATTAAAAGAAGGTGGCGGCTATGATGTCGTAGGTGAAACATCATTTGGTAAAGGAACAGTTCAGCAAGCAATCAAGCTTGGTGATGGTAGTGAAATCAAGTTAACTCTATTTAAGTGGTTAACAACTGATGGAAACTTTATCAATCAAGAGGGTGTAGAGCCTACAATCGAAGTACTCCAACCGGACTATTTTTACCTTCCTCCGTTAAACGTAAAAGAGGAAGCATTAAGCTTTGATATGAATAGCGAGCAAGTAAAAAATGCACAAATGATGCTAAAAGGAATTGGTCTTGAGCCAGGTCGAACGGATGGTTATTATGGTGAGCAAACAGCTCAAGCTGTAAGAGCATTCCAACAAACAGAAGGCTTATCAGTGACAGGGGAGATTGATGAAGAAACAGCAGCAGCACTTCATCAAAAAATCATGACTTTCGTAAGAGACAAGAAAAACGATCGTCAATTCAATACTGCCATTGAATTAGTGAAGCAGCAACTAAACTAA
- the uvrA gene encoding excinuclease ABC subunit UvrA: MALENIVVKGARSHNLKNIDVTIPRDKLVVLTGLSGSGKSSLAFDTIYAEGQRRYVESLSAYARQFLGQMDKPDVDAIEGLSPAISIDQKTTSRNPRSTVGTVTEIFDYLRLLYARIGRPVCPTHGVEISSQTIQQMVDRVMELPERTKLQILSPIVSGRKGEHVKTLEDIKKQGFVRLRVDGEIREVAEEIQLDKNKKHSIEVVIDRIVVKEGVETRLADSLETALELGGGRVLVDVIGQEELLFSQHHSCPQCGFSIPELEPRMFSFNSPFGACPSCDGLGSKLEVDLDLVLPDRTRSLKEHAIVAWEPTSSQYYPQLLEAVCDHYGIDMDVPVEKIPKHLLEKVLFGSDGEKIFFHYENEFGQVRENDIVFEGVIHNIARRYHETSSDYIREQMEGYMTHKHCPTCKGNRLKKEALSVLIGGKHLGDVAALSVKEAKVFFENLDLTEKEQTISRLILKEINERLGFLINVGLDYLTLSRPAGTLSGGEAQRIRLATQIGSSLMGVLYILDEPSIGLHQRDNDRLISALEHMRDLGNTLIVVEHDEDTMMAADYLIDIGPGAGVHGGEITAIGTPMEIMNDPNSLTGQYLSGKKFIPLPVERRKPDGRYLTIKGANQNNLRKLTAKIPLGLFCAITGVSGSGKSTLINQILYKALAQKLNRAKEKPGEHKEIEGIEQIDKVIEIDQSPIGRTPRSNPATYTGLFDDVRDVFAMTNEAKVRGYKKGRFSFNVKGGRCEACRGDGIIKIEMHFLPDVYVPCEVCHGDRYNRETLEIKYKGKTISDVLEMTVEDGLEFFENIPKIKRKIQTLYDVGLGYMKLGQPATTLSGGEAQRVKLASQLHKRSTGKTIYILDEPTTGLHVHDIDRLLKVLQRLVENGDSVLVIEHNLDVIKTVDYIVDLGPEGGDKGGKLVAEGTPEKVAEVKESYTGHYLKPILERDRARMEKRIEEVETVK; the protein is encoded by the coding sequence ATGGCATTAGAAAACATTGTTGTAAAGGGAGCTCGTTCTCATAATTTAAAAAATATAGATGTTACAATACCACGGGATAAGCTCGTTGTACTGACAGGGCTCTCTGGGTCAGGTAAGTCTTCCTTAGCATTCGATACTATTTATGCAGAAGGACAACGTCGTTATGTTGAATCCCTATCAGCCTATGCAAGACAGTTTTTAGGGCAAATGGACAAGCCGGACGTGGATGCGATTGAAGGGTTGTCGCCGGCGATTTCAATTGACCAAAAAACAACGAGTCGAAATCCTCGTTCGACAGTCGGGACAGTGACAGAGATTTTTGATTACTTACGACTGTTGTATGCAAGAATAGGACGCCCTGTTTGTCCTACCCATGGAGTGGAGATAAGCTCGCAAACGATTCAGCAAATGGTCGATAGAGTTATGGAATTACCAGAGCGTACAAAGCTTCAAATTCTATCACCGATTGTCTCAGGTAGAAAAGGGGAGCATGTAAAGACTCTTGAGGATATAAAGAAACAAGGGTTTGTTCGCCTTCGAGTTGATGGGGAAATACGAGAAGTGGCAGAAGAAATTCAGCTTGATAAAAATAAAAAGCATAGCATTGAGGTTGTAATCGATCGGATCGTCGTGAAAGAAGGAGTGGAAACACGTCTAGCCGATTCACTAGAAACAGCGCTCGAGCTTGGTGGAGGTCGAGTATTAGTTGATGTTATTGGCCAGGAAGAACTTCTCTTCAGTCAGCATCATTCCTGCCCGCAATGTGGATTCTCAATTCCAGAGCTCGAGCCAAGAATGTTTTCATTTAATAGTCCGTTTGGTGCATGTCCTTCTTGTGATGGGTTAGGTTCGAAGCTAGAAGTAGACTTAGATTTAGTTTTACCAGATCGCACACGTTCGTTAAAAGAGCATGCGATAGTGGCTTGGGAGCCAACTAGTTCCCAATATTATCCTCAGCTATTAGAGGCAGTTTGTGATCATTATGGAATTGATATGGACGTACCAGTAGAAAAGATTCCGAAACACCTCCTTGAAAAAGTGCTATTTGGAAGTGATGGCGAAAAAATCTTCTTTCACTATGAAAATGAATTTGGACAAGTTCGAGAAAATGACATAGTCTTTGAGGGCGTTATTCACAATATTGCACGTCGCTATCACGAGACGAGCTCTGATTACATTCGTGAGCAAATGGAAGGCTACATGACTCATAAGCATTGTCCTACATGTAAAGGAAATCGCTTGAAAAAGGAAGCTCTATCGGTACTAATCGGTGGAAAACACCTTGGTGATGTTGCAGCCTTATCAGTAAAGGAAGCGAAGGTGTTTTTTGAAAATCTTGACCTTACTGAAAAGGAACAAACAATTTCTCGTCTTATTTTAAAGGAGATAAATGAGAGGCTTGGATTTTTAATAAATGTAGGACTTGATTATCTCACATTAAGCAGACCTGCTGGAACGTTGTCAGGGGGAGAGGCGCAACGAATTAGACTTGCGACCCAAATTGGTTCATCCCTAATGGGAGTCTTGTATATATTAGATGAGCCTTCAATTGGCTTGCATCAGCGTGACAATGACCGCTTAATTAGTGCACTAGAGCATATGCGTGATTTAGGTAATACGCTTATTGTCGTTGAACATGATGAAGATACGATGATGGCTGCTGATTATCTGATCGATATTGGTCCAGGTGCCGGTGTTCACGGTGGAGAAATTACTGCTATTGGAACTCCTATGGAAATTATGAATGACCCGAACTCGTTAACAGGTCAATACTTATCAGGGAAAAAGTTTATTCCTCTTCCGGTTGAGAGACGAAAGCCAGATGGCCGTTACTTAACGATTAAAGGGGCGAATCAAAATAACCTAAGAAAGCTAACGGCAAAGATTCCTCTTGGTCTTTTTTGTGCGATTACCGGCGTTTCTGGTTCAGGAAAAAGTACATTAATAAATCAAATTTTATATAAAGCTTTAGCACAGAAACTCAACCGCGCGAAGGAAAAGCCTGGTGAGCATAAAGAAATAGAAGGTATTGAGCAAATAGATAAGGTAATAGAAATTGACCAATCACCAATTGGCCGAACACCTCGTTCCAACCCAGCAACCTATACAGGGCTGTTTGATGACGTTCGAGATGTATTTGCGATGACTAATGAAGCAAAAGTCCGTGGCTATAAGAAAGGTCGTTTTAGTTTCAACGTAAAAGGCGGACGTTGTGAAGCGTGTCGTGGCGATGGAATTATAAAGATTGAAATGCACTTCCTTCCCGATGTATATGTTCCATGTGAAGTTTGTCATGGCGATCGTTATAATCGAGAAACGTTAGAAATAAAATATAAAGGTAAAACGATATCGGATGTCCTTGAGATGACAGTTGAAGATGGTCTTGAATTCTTTGAAAACATACCAAAAATAAAACGTAAAATACAAACTCTCTATGATGTCGGCTTAGGCTATATGAAGCTAGGGCAGCCAGCGACGACTCTATCAGGTGGGGAAGCACAACGAGTAAAGCTAGCATCTCAACTGCATAAGCGTTCAACAGGGAAGACTATTTATATTTTAGATGAGCCAACAACTGGCCTTCACGTACATGATATTGACCGTCTGTTAAAAGTTTTGCAACGCCTTGTTGAAAATGGTGACTCGGTACTAGTTATCGAGCATAATCTAGATGTGATAAAAACAGTTGATTATATAGTTGACCTAGGACCTGAAGGAGGAGACAAGGGTGGTAAGCTTGTCGCAGAAGGCACTCCTGAAAAAGTAGCAGAGGTAAAAGAATCCTACACAGGACACTACCTCAAACCAATCCTCGAACGAGACCGAGCAAGAATGGAAAAACGAATAGAAGAAGTAGAAACAGTAAAATAA
- the uvrB gene encoding excinuclease ABC subunit UvrB: MDGVFELVSDYDPQGDQPKAIESLVKGIHEGKRHQTLLGATGTGKTFTISNVIKEVNKPTLVMAHNKTLAGQLYSEFKEFFPNNAVEYFVSYYDYYQPEAYIPQSDTFIEKDASINDEIDKLRHSATSSLFERNDVIIIASVSCIYGLGSPEEYRDLVVSLRVGMEKERNELLRNLVDIQYDRNDINFTRGTFRVRGDVVEIFPASRDEQCIRIEFFGDEIDRITEVDALTGEIKGERNHAAIFPASHFVTREEKLKKAIANIEVELEARLKELHEKGKLLEAQRLEQRTRYDIEMMSEMGFCSGIENYSRHLTLRNEGATPYTLIDFFPDDFLIVVDESHVTLPQVRGMYNGDRARKQVLVDHGFRLPSALDNRPLRFEEYEEKVSQIVYVSATPGPYELEQTPEMIQQIIRPTGLLDPTIDIRPIEGQIDDLIGEINERAERNERVLVTTLTKKMSEDLTDYLKEIGIRVRYLHSEIKTLERIEIIRQLRMGTFDVLIGINLLREGLDIPEVSLVAILDADKEGFLRSERSLIQTIGRAARNSNGHVIMYADKMTKSMEIAIDETKRRRSIQKTYNEKHGITPMTIQKKIPEVIQATYVAEEENEYAAAPTQKLSKKDRIAMIERLEVEMKEAAKNLNFERAAELRDLILELKAEG, from the coding sequence TTGGATGGAGTTTTTGAGCTTGTATCGGATTATGATCCACAAGGGGATCAACCTAAGGCGATAGAAAGTCTTGTGAAGGGGATTCATGAAGGAAAGCGACATCAGACGTTGCTTGGAGCAACTGGAACGGGAAAGACGTTTACGATTTCTAATGTAATTAAGGAAGTGAACAAGCCGACGCTAGTGATGGCTCATAATAAGACGCTTGCTGGTCAGCTTTATAGTGAGTTTAAAGAGTTCTTTCCGAATAATGCGGTTGAGTATTTTGTTAGTTATTATGATTATTACCAACCAGAAGCGTATATTCCACAGTCTGATACGTTCATTGAAAAAGATGCTAGCATCAATGATGAAATTGATAAATTAAGACACTCGGCTACAAGCTCGTTGTTTGAGCGAAATGACGTGATTATTATTGCCAGTGTTTCGTGCATATACGGTTTAGGTTCGCCTGAGGAATATCGTGACCTTGTTGTTTCTTTACGTGTTGGTATGGAAAAAGAGAGAAATGAACTGCTTCGTAATTTAGTAGATATTCAGTATGACCGTAACGATATTAATTTTACTCGCGGGACGTTTAGAGTTCGTGGTGATGTGGTAGAGATTTTCCCAGCCTCAAGAGACGAGCAGTGTATTCGTATTGAGTTTTTTGGTGATGAAATTGACCGAATTACAGAAGTGGATGCGCTGACAGGTGAAATTAAAGGCGAGCGTAATCATGCTGCAATTTTCCCAGCATCTCACTTCGTTACTCGTGAAGAAAAACTAAAAAAGGCAATAGCAAATATTGAAGTAGAATTAGAGGCTCGATTGAAAGAGCTACATGAAAAAGGAAAGCTCCTTGAAGCACAGCGCCTAGAGCAACGGACGCGCTATGATATTGAGATGATGAGTGAGATGGGCTTCTGTTCGGGTATTGAGAACTACTCCCGTCATTTAACATTAAGGAATGAGGGAGCAACACCATATACACTAATAGACTTCTTTCCAGATGACTTCTTAATTGTTGTTGATGAGTCTCACGTTACACTTCCACAGGTTCGGGGAATGTACAATGGAGATAGGGCACGTAAACAGGTGTTAGTTGATCATGGCTTTCGATTACCATCGGCTCTGGATAACCGTCCATTAAGGTTTGAAGAGTACGAGGAAAAGGTATCACAAATTGTATATGTATCTGCTACACCAGGTCCGTATGAGCTAGAGCAAACCCCAGAGATGATTCAGCAAATCATTCGTCCAACAGGTTTGCTTGATCCGACTATTGATATTCGTCCGATTGAAGGGCAAATTGATGACCTTATCGGTGAAATTAATGAACGTGCGGAGAGAAATGAGCGTGTATTAGTTACAACATTAACAAAGAAAATGTCAGAGGACTTAACAGATTATTTAAAAGAGATTGGGATAAGAGTTCGTTATCTTCATTCCGAAATAAAAACGCTAGAAAGAATTGAAATTATTCGTCAGCTTCGTATGGGGACGTTTGATGTTCTCATTGGGATTAACCTACTACGTGAAGGACTTGATATTCCAGAGGTGTCTCTTGTGGCAATTTTAGATGCAGATAAAGAAGGCTTCCTACGTTCAGAGCGATCATTAATTCAAACGATTGGACGTGCGGCGAGAAACTCAAATGGACATGTCATTATGTATGCGGATAAAATGACGAAATCAATGGAAATTGCGATTGATGAAACGAAGAGACGGCGTTCAATTCAGAAAACTTACAATGAGAAGCATGGTATTACACCGATGACAATTCAGAAAAAGATTCCTGAAGTTATTCAAGCAACATATGTAGCAGAGGAAGAGAATGAGTATGCTGCTGCACCGACACAGAAGTTAAGTAAGAAGGATAGAATAGCCATGATTGAACGGTTAGAGGTTGAAATGAAGGAAGCTGCAAAGAACTTGAATTTTGAACGTGCGGCTGAGTTACGTGATTTAATTTTAGAGTTAAAAGCGGAAGGATGA
- a CDS encoding phage holin family protein has translation MGWLVHLLVNSVALMVVAGYFTGFHLSGFGAAVGASVLLSFINFFIRPILILLTLPVTMVTLGFFMFVINGLMLMLTAALMGDAFVISSFGMALLAAIIIATLNLLIHKMVVEPIRKRK, from the coding sequence ATGGGTTGGCTTGTACATTTGTTAGTAAATAGTGTGGCGTTGATGGTTGTCGCTGGTTACTTTACTGGTTTTCATCTATCAGGATTTGGGGCAGCTGTAGGAGCAAGTGTGTTATTGTCTTTTATAAACTTTTTTATTCGTCCAATTTTGATTTTACTTACATTGCCAGTAACGATGGTAACGTTAGGGTTTTTCATGTTTGTTATTAATGGACTCATGCTTATGTTAACGGCGGCTCTTATGGGAGATGCGTTTGTTATATCTAGTTTCGGAATGGCTTTACTTGCAGCTATCATTATAGCTACTCTTAATTTACTCATTCATAAAATGGTCGTTGAGCCTATTAGAAAGCGTAAATAA
- a CDS encoding DUF4097 family beta strand repeat-containing protein, whose translation MEERKMILKMVEDGKITAEEGVKLLNALEGADKKATAQSEGGNLSTSVDWEEGNRSRKSYRQTSGASKLTGFIETAIQKIKDLDLDFNFGSFVEIEHIFHHRNMAETVLDVSLENGSVTVLPWDEHDVRVECKAKVYRVKDTQEAKEAFLKDVLFKGDGEQLRLRSKVKSIKLQATIYIPEKEYEAMKLYTFNGHLKGKGIKVSSMEIKAVNGSIELERLHAKKLNGETVNGPVDIRDVHIDTADIKTVNGGITVHGELLDVEVETVNGMIIYQLVDSQEPCYADLSATTGSIDIHLPYSLRIEGKLKTNVGGVSCDLEDMEIVEEKKEFVQKSVTLIANKEKSPRMKLDASTNTGSITVKHK comes from the coding sequence ATGGAAGAGCGTAAGATGATTTTGAAGATGGTTGAGGATGGAAAGATTACAGCGGAAGAAGGGGTTAAGCTTCTGAATGCGCTTGAAGGTGCCGATAAAAAGGCAACAGCACAATCTGAGGGAGGGAATCTCTCAACTTCTGTTGATTGGGAAGAAGGAAATCGCTCGAGGAAAAGCTATCGTCAAACATCGGGAGCGAGTAAGCTAACAGGATTTATTGAAACCGCTATTCAAAAAATAAAAGATTTAGATTTAGACTTTAACTTCGGTTCTTTTGTTGAAATTGAACATATTTTTCATCACCGTAATATGGCTGAAACGGTACTAGACGTTTCTCTAGAGAATGGCTCAGTGACTGTTTTACCTTGGGATGAACATGATGTTCGTGTGGAGTGTAAAGCAAAAGTATATCGAGTAAAGGATACACAAGAAGCTAAGGAAGCCTTTTTGAAGGATGTCCTTTTTAAAGGTGATGGTGAACAGCTTCGATTACGTTCAAAGGTCAAGTCGATTAAGCTCCAAGCGACAATTTATATACCTGAGAAAGAATATGAGGCAATGAAGCTTTATACTTTTAATGGGCACTTAAAGGGAAAAGGTATTAAAGTAAGTTCAATGGAAATAAAAGCAGTCAATGGCAGTATTGAGCTTGAACGATTACATGCGAAGAAATTAAACGGTGAAACAGTTAATGGACCAGTTGATATTAGGGATGTTCATATTGATACAGCTGATATAAAAACGGTCAATGGAGGAATTACTGTTCACGGAGAGCTATTAGATGTTGAAGTTGAAACGGTCAACGGGATGATAATCTATCAATTAGTAGACAGTCAAGAGCCATGTTATGCAGATTTAAGCGCAACAACAGGAAGTATCGATATTCACCTGCCATATTCACTACGAATTGAAGGAAAGTTAAAAACCAACGTTGGCGGGGTTTCATGTGACTTAGAAGACATGGAAATCGTGGAAGAGAAAAAGGAATTTGTTCAAAAAAGCGTAACTCTAATTGCAAACAAAGAAAAATCACCAAGAATGAAACTAGATGCATCAACAAACACAGGATCGATTACGGTGAAACACAAGTAA
- a CDS encoding DUF2198 family protein, whose amino-acid sequence MIDLLLALVLPFILMWVVTRVAFSIVGALIVTVMILVFALQFHERSYLEIGLALASLTFGWIQSKKLLRKKPGM is encoded by the coding sequence ATGATCGATTTACTTCTAGCTCTTGTGTTGCCATTTATATTAATGTGGGTCGTCACGAGGGTAGCATTTAGTATAGTAGGTGCATTAATTGTAACAGTAATGATTCTTGTATTTGCACTACAATTCCATGAACGTTCTTATCTCGAAATAGGACTAGCACTTGCTTCACTAACTTTTGGTTGGATTCAATCGAAAAAGTTATTGAGAAAGAAGCCAGGAATGTAG
- a CDS encoding PDZ domain-containing protein — protein MVAEISLDILKGIGMFFLHPLVYIAFLFMIFIGVKRVKRERENFNTRVFDVIEDVVNPLLPSILAGLGVTILLVAGGLVFPFEWLVLVAAVYILLSCTLQPRLASPSFAIGISILLAITLTYVEIGITFIDVLSTQVDAIVLRNAVILLVVLVIVEGLLIRYKGGKRTSPRLLESKRGKLMGSHESKKLWVVPVGFFLPNGVIPSYEAWPLLTVGGEEGFSFILVPFLIGFQQLVRSTLPHEQIEKVGLRVVGFGILLSAFAIGSSFYSWLIPITAVIAIVGREALTAFHRVREESQQSCFSLRENGLVILGIIPRSPAEKMSLQVGEVIMKVNGIPVTNEYNFYEALQKNSAFCKLDVVDSAGEVRFAQTALYDGEHHQIGVLFTKEDYVLQDSVV, from the coding sequence ATGGTAGCGGAAATCTCGCTCGATATTTTGAAGGGAATTGGAATGTTTTTTTTACATCCACTTGTATATATTGCATTTTTATTTATGATTTTTATTGGAGTTAAGAGAGTGAAGCGGGAACGAGAGAATTTCAATACGAGGGTATTTGATGTGATAGAGGATGTAGTGAACCCTCTACTACCTAGTATTCTAGCTGGTCTTGGTGTGACTATTCTTTTAGTCGCTGGAGGATTGGTGTTTCCGTTTGAATGGCTCGTATTAGTAGCTGCTGTGTACATTCTTTTAAGTTGTACGTTGCAACCACGTTTAGCATCACCATCCTTTGCAATAGGTATATCTATTTTACTAGCAATTACGCTGACCTATGTGGAGATAGGTATTACGTTTATCGATGTGCTCTCTACACAAGTAGATGCTATTGTGCTACGAAACGCTGTAATATTACTAGTAGTTTTAGTGATAGTTGAAGGGTTACTAATTCGATATAAGGGTGGAAAAAGAACGTCCCCGAGATTGCTAGAAAGCAAGCGAGGAAAATTGATGGGGTCCCACGAATCGAAAAAGCTGTGGGTCGTTCCAGTCGGATTTTTTTTACCGAATGGTGTGATTCCTTCGTATGAAGCATGGCCACTATTAACAGTCGGTGGAGAAGAAGGCTTTTCTTTTATTCTAGTGCCTTTTCTCATAGGTTTCCAACAGCTTGTTCGCTCAACTCTTCCTCATGAACAGATTGAAAAAGTGGGTCTACGTGTCGTTGGTTTTGGCATATTGTTGTCTGCGTTTGCAATTGGTTCGTCTTTCTATTCATGGTTAATTCCAATCACAGCGGTAATCGCAATTGTTGGAAGGGAAGCTTTAACAGCATTCCATAGAGTACGAGAAGAATCTCAACAAAGTTGTTTTTCATTGAGAGAAAATGGACTAGTAATCCTAGGAATTATTCCACGTTCACCGGCCGAGAAAATGAGCTTACAAGTAGGCGAGGTTATCATGAAGGTAAATGGTATCCCTGTTACAAATGAATATAATTTTTATGAGGCATTACAAAAAAATTCAGCTTTTTGCAAGTTAGATGTTGTTGATTCTGCAGGTGAAGTTCGCTTTGCACAAACAGCCCTATATGATGGTGAACATCATCAAATTGGTGTATTATTTACGAAAGAAGATTATGTACTACAAGATTCGGTTGTATAG